A single region of the Gadus morhua chromosome 5, gadMor3.0, whole genome shotgun sequence genome encodes:
- the osr1 gene encoding protein odd-skipped-related 1, translated as MGSKTLPAPVPLHPSLAQLANYSLLQSSTTGLHLPAAADHFPGLYNFSALHAIHLHQWTLGYPPLGLPRCAIAKLPAHFSAAMASTAIPIFPHLLQPKQEPGATTGPRGSKSKPRFDFANLAAAATQEDPLKAEDLSVAGAAAAALQNAPLKRSSAGAAAGLGCLLDVAKLTSSSSPERKPPRGRLPSKTKKEFVCKFCGRHFTKSYNLLIHERTHTDERPYTCDICHKAFRRQDHLRDHRYIHSKEKPFKCQECGKGFCQSRTLAVHKTLHMQVKELKPAKIK; from the exons ATGGGCAGCAAGACGCTCCCGGCTCCGGTCCCCCTACACCCCTCCCTGGCCCAGCTGGCCAACTACTCTCTGCTGCAGAGCTCCACCACGGGCCTCCACCTGCCCGCCGCCGCTGACCACTTCCCGGGCCTCTACAACTTCAGCGCCCTGCAcgccatccacctccaccagtggACGCTGGGCTACCCCCCGCTGGGCCTGCCGCGCTGCGCCATCGCCAAGCTGCCCGCCCACTTCTCCGCCGCCATGGCCTCCACCGCCATCCCCATCTTCCCCCACCTGCTGCAGCCCAAGCAGGAGCCGGGGGCGACCACCGGCCCGCGCGGCTCCAAGAGCAAGCCCCGCTTTGACTTTGCCAacctggccgccgccgccacccagGAGGACCCGCTGAAGGCTGAGGACCTGAGTGTggccggggcggcggcggcggcgctgcaGAACGCGCCCCTGAAGCGGTCCTCCGCGGGGGCGGCGGCCGGGCTGGGCTGCCTGCTGGACGTGGCCAAGCTGACGTCGTCGTCCTCGCCCGAGCGCAAGCCCCCCCGTGGCCGGCTGCCCTCCAAGACCAAGAAGGAGTTTGTGTGCAAGTTCTGCGGCCGGCACTTCACCAAGTCCTACAACCTGCTGATCCACGAGCGCACGCACACGGACGAGAGGCCCTACACCTGCGACATCTGCCACAAGGCCTTCCGGAGGCAGGACCACCTCCGAGATCACCG GTACATTCACTCCAAAGAGAAGCCGTTCAAATGCCAGGAGTGCGGCAAAGGATTCTGCCAGTCAAGGACTCTGGCCGTGCACAAGACGCTGCACATGCAAGTCAAGGAACTAAAGCCGGCCAAGATCAAGTGA